In the Flagellimonas sp. MMG031 genome, one interval contains:
- the ytxJ gene encoding bacillithiol system redox-active protein YtxJ translates to MGIFDSVFGKKENTTTKKEALPWIPLEAMDQLEAIAEKSNGRPQVIFKHSNTCGISRMVLNMFEGSYDMDLDIDLYFLTIQNHRDISNRIAEKFDVLHESPQLLVVKNGKVTFHTSHGAISDMDFTKYL, encoded by the coding sequence ATGGGAATATTTGACAGCGTCTTCGGAAAAAAGGAGAACACAACGACAAAAAAGGAAGCATTGCCTTGGATTCCATTGGAAGCTATGGACCAATTGGAGGCGATTGCTGAAAAGTCCAATGGTCGACCACAGGTGATTTTTAAGCACTCGAATACGTGCGGCATAAGCCGAATGGTCCTCAATATGTTCGAGGGGTCGTACGATATGGATTTGGATATTGACCTTTATTTTTTGACCATTCAAAACCACCGGGATATTTCCAACCGAATTGCGGAGAAATTTGATGTACTCCACGAGTCTCCCCAATTACTGGTCGTCAAGAACGGTAAAGTTACCTTCCACACCTCGCACGGAGCCATTTCGGATATGGATTTTACGAAGTACCTATAA
- the clpB gene encoding ATP-dependent chaperone ClpB: MNFNNFTIKSQEAIQRAQQLAQEFGHQQIENEHLFKAIGEVDENVLPFILKKLNVNTNLIHQILDKELQSFSKVTGGEIMLSREAGKTVNEASIIAKNMGDEYVSVEHLLLAIFKSKSKIAQILKDQGVTEKDLKAAIQELRKGGKVTSQSAEETYNSLDKYANNLNQLADSGKLDPVIGRDEEIRRVLQILSRRTKNNPMLVGEPGVGKTAIAEGLAHRIVQGDVPENLKDKIIYSLDMGALIAGAKYKGEFEERLKAVIKEVTSSDGNIVLFIDEIHTLVGAGGGQGAMDAANILKPALARGELRAIGATTLDEYQKYFEKDKALERRFQKVMVDEPDTESAISILRGIKEKYEAHHKVRIKDDAVIGAVELSQRYITNRFLPDKAIDLMDEAASKLRMEINSKPEELDVLDRKIMQLEIEVEAIKREDDTTKLKSLNLELANLKEERNEIFAKWESEKTVVDNIQRTKEDIENYKVEAERAERNGDYGKVAELRYGKIKEAQEKLEKLQNELSEQQTAGTLIKEEVTYEDIAEVVAKWTGIPVNKMMQSEREKLLKLEDVLHKRVVGQEEAIVAVSDAIRRSRAGLQDAKKPIGSFLFLGTTGVGKTELAKTLAAYLFDDENAITRIDMSEYQERHSVSRLVGAPPGYVGYDEGGQLTEAVRRKPYSVILLDEIEKAHPDTFNILLQVLDEGRLTDNKGRVADFKNSIIIMTSNMGSHIIQEKFEDAKDMDSASEAARVEVMGLLRKTIRPEFLNRIDDIIMFTPLSKSDIKDIVGLQLANLKKMLTKQNITLDATEEAIDYLAAKGFDPQYGARPVKRLIQKEVLNNLSKELLSGRITSDSIVLLDSFDDQLVFRNQNELVE; this comes from the coding sequence ATGAACTTTAACAATTTTACCATAAAATCGCAAGAAGCCATTCAAAGGGCCCAGCAATTGGCCCAAGAATTTGGGCATCAACAAATAGAAAACGAACACCTGTTCAAAGCCATTGGCGAGGTGGATGAAAATGTGCTTCCCTTCATTTTGAAAAAATTGAACGTGAACACCAACCTCATCCATCAAATATTGGACAAGGAGCTCCAGAGCTTTTCCAAAGTGACCGGAGGAGAAATCATGCTTTCGCGCGAAGCCGGAAAAACCGTCAACGAAGCCAGTATTATCGCCAAAAATATGGGCGATGAATATGTTTCCGTGGAACATTTACTCTTGGCCATTTTCAAATCCAAGAGTAAGATCGCGCAAATCCTAAAAGATCAAGGCGTTACCGAAAAAGACTTGAAAGCGGCCATTCAAGAATTACGTAAGGGAGGAAAGGTAACCTCGCAGAGTGCCGAGGAAACCTATAATTCCTTGGATAAATACGCCAATAACCTCAACCAATTGGCCGATAGTGGCAAGTTGGACCCCGTTATTGGAAGGGACGAAGAAATCCGAAGAGTTTTGCAAATCCTCTCCCGACGCACCAAAAACAACCCTATGCTCGTAGGTGAGCCCGGTGTGGGTAAAACAGCCATTGCCGAAGGATTGGCGCATCGAATTGTGCAAGGTGACGTGCCCGAAAACCTAAAGGACAAAATCATCTACTCATTGGATATGGGTGCCCTGATTGCCGGTGCCAAATACAAGGGTGAATTTGAGGAGCGCCTAAAGGCGGTAATCAAAGAGGTGACCTCCTCCGATGGGAACATCGTACTATTTATCGATGAGATCCATACCTTGGTAGGCGCTGGTGGCGGACAGGGTGCCATGGATGCCGCAAACATCCTTAAACCAGCCCTGGCCCGTGGTGAACTTAGGGCCATTGGAGCAACCACTTTAGATGAGTATCAAAAATATTTTGAGAAGGACAAGGCATTGGAGCGAAGGTTCCAAAAAGTGATGGTAGACGAGCCGGATACCGAAAGCGCCATTTCCATCCTCCGGGGTATCAAGGAAAAGTATGAAGCCCACCACAAGGTCCGTATTAAGGATGATGCGGTGATTGGGGCGGTTGAACTATCGCAACGCTACATCACCAACCGCTTTTTGCCCGACAAGGCTATCGACCTCATGGATGAAGCAGCTTCCAAACTTCGCATGGAAATCAACTCCAAGCCCGAAGAATTGGACGTGCTCGACCGTAAGATCATGCAGTTGGAAATTGAGGTGGAGGCCATCAAACGGGAAGACGACACCACCAAATTAAAGTCCCTAAACTTGGAGTTGGCCAACCTCAAGGAAGAGCGAAACGAAATCTTTGCCAAATGGGAGAGCGAAAAAACCGTGGTGGACAATATCCAACGAACCAAGGAGGATATCGAAAACTACAAGGTGGAGGCCGAACGCGCCGAGAGGAACGGTGACTACGGTAAAGTAGCCGAGCTACGGTACGGAAAAATCAAAGAGGCGCAAGAGAAGTTGGAAAAGCTTCAAAATGAATTGTCCGAGCAACAAACTGCCGGCACCTTGATCAAGGAAGAGGTCACTTATGAGGATATCGCCGAGGTGGTGGCCAAATGGACCGGAATTCCGGTGAACAAGATGATGCAGAGCGAGCGCGAAAAGCTTTTGAAGCTGGAAGACGTGCTGCACAAACGCGTAGTGGGACAAGAGGAGGCCATTGTGGCCGTATCCGACGCCATTCGAAGAAGCAGGGCCGGGCTGCAGGATGCCAAAAAACCCATCGGTTCATTCCTGTTCTTGGGTACCACTGGTGTGGGTAAGACCGAGTTGGCCAAGACCTTGGCCGCCTATCTGTTCGATGACGAAAATGCCATTACGCGGATAGATATGAGCGAATATCAAGAACGCCACTCCGTGAGTCGATTGGTAGGTGCGCCTCCCGGCTACGTGGGCTATGATGAGGGCGGACAGTTGACCGAGGCGGTACGAAGAAAACCTTATTCGGTGATATTGCTGGATGAAATCGAAAAAGCCCACCCCGATACCTTCAATATTCTTTTACAGGTATTGGATGAGGGTAGGTTGACCGATAACAAAGGACGTGTGGCGGATTTTAAGAACTCCATCATCATTATGACCAGTAATATGGGAAGCCACATCATCCAAGAGAAATTTGAGGATGCGAAGGATATGGACAGTGCATCTGAGGCCGCACGTGTGGAAGTGATGGGATTGCTCCGCAAAACCATCCGACCAGAGTTCTTGAACCGTATCGATGATATTATCATGTTCACCCCGTTGAGCAAATCGGACATCAAGGACATTGTGGGGCTGCAACTGGCCAATTTGAAAAAAATGTTGACCAAGCAAAACATCACCTTGGATGCGACCGAGGAAGCAATCGATTATTTGGCAGCCAAAGGATTTGACCCGCAATACGGTGCACGGCCCGTAAAACGATTGATCCAGAAAGAGGTGTTGAACAACCTGTCTAAAGAGCTGCTATCAGGAAGAATTACTTCGGACAGCATCGTGCTCTTGGATTCTTTCGATGATCAGTTGGTATTCAGAAATCAAAATGAATTGGTAGAATAA
- a CDS encoding TetR/AcrR family transcriptional regulator — MTKKAERTTAYIIETVAPIFNKHGYIGTSMSDLTEATGLTKGAIYGNFENKEALALSAFEHNRNMLLRAIDNALETGDEALARIYALLNFYRQYDVFTLPMGGCPILNVGVDAQGNNKLLAAAVKETVKEIEGKIALVLENGANRNEIKLPVPPLQFAKQLFTMIQGAVAMSTMMQDRKYLVNTVAYLEFLVKQELKK; from the coding sequence ATGACCAAAAAGGCAGAACGTACCACCGCTTACATTATTGAGACCGTAGCGCCCATTTTTAACAAACATGGCTACATAGGCACCAGTATGAGCGACCTTACCGAAGCTACAGGCCTCACCAAAGGTGCCATTTACGGAAATTTTGAAAACAAGGAAGCCCTGGCGCTCTCCGCCTTTGAGCACAATCGGAATATGCTCTTGCGGGCAATTGACAATGCTCTGGAAACAGGTGACGAAGCCTTGGCAAGAATTTATGCCCTATTGAATTTTTACAGGCAGTACGATGTATTCACCCTGCCCATGGGCGGATGTCCCATCCTCAATGTTGGTGTGGATGCCCAAGGCAACAACAAGCTCCTTGCTGCGGCGGTAAAAGAAACTGTCAAAGAAATTGAGGGCAAGATTGCCCTTGTCCTTGAAAATGGAGCGAACCGAAACGAAATTAAGCTTCCTGTACCCCCTTTACAGTTTGCCAAGCAATTGTTCACCATGATCCAAGGGGCCGTGGCCATGAGCACCATGATGCAGGACCGAAAGTACTTGGTCAATACCGTTGCGTATTTAGAGTTTTTGGTGAAGCAAGAACTCAAAAAGTAA
- a CDS encoding PorP/SprF family type IX secretion system membrane protein, which yields MPKFLVCLFVIISTSLTWGQEPTLPSDFRQHSLTQFNASLLNPTYALDWNNPNSLSVWTRWQWQSIDGDPSTIFANYTHQLNPASVASVGFLQHNTGVFLYTGGNLTFAQTFQLDDEIQLMAGLNVFAFQQTVADEQFVEGDGLDPVALEDFEGFKVQFTPGLRLMVNRFSVGLALENAVGFNVSGSNGQNMDSFQSVTGTVSHDFPLMISEGLGDSFVRPVVYVKSVPNGDTQFGLNGLFSTSKFWVQGGYNSFYGASGGLGITLAKSFSLGGLMEFATDNALSEEDATFEIVASYHFGKTKTKEIQPEEPQEALPAETVEEEPNPLEEEIEQQRLEQERRELEARRQLERVKDSLAEVQRQWELMEQQRKKDSLEQLQRQQVEVRPNERYEEVENEEGLEPGFYLIANVYGTQRYFENFMKTLREKGLDPKSFYRSVNKYNYVYLERYNTMDEARKARDSKFFGKYAEKTWIFRVKGN from the coding sequence ATGCCCAAGTTTTTGGTTTGTTTATTCGTTATCATAAGTACCTCCTTGACTTGGGGGCAAGAGCCTACATTGCCGTCCGATTTTAGGCAACATTCGCTCACGCAGTTCAACGCCAGTTTGCTGAATCCTACCTACGCCTTGGACTGGAACAATCCGAATTCCCTTTCGGTATGGACCCGATGGCAATGGCAGAGCATTGATGGCGACCCTTCCACCATTTTCGCCAATTACACCCACCAATTGAATCCAGCTTCAGTAGCATCGGTAGGCTTTTTACAGCACAATACAGGTGTTTTTTTGTACACTGGGGGTAATTTGACTTTTGCCCAAACCTTTCAATTGGATGATGAAATTCAGCTGATGGCCGGACTCAATGTCTTTGCCTTCCAGCAAACAGTTGCTGATGAACAATTTGTGGAAGGTGACGGGTTGGACCCTGTTGCATTGGAGGATTTTGAAGGGTTTAAGGTACAATTTACCCCTGGATTGCGGTTGATGGTCAATCGATTCAGTGTTGGTCTGGCCTTGGAAAATGCAGTGGGCTTTAATGTTTCCGGTTCCAACGGGCAAAATATGGATAGCTTTCAGAGTGTTACCGGAACGGTGTCGCATGATTTTCCGTTGATGATTTCGGAGGGTTTGGGAGATAGTTTTGTCCGCCCCGTAGTATATGTCAAATCCGTGCCTAATGGCGACACCCAGTTTGGGTTGAATGGGTTGTTCTCCACCTCTAAATTTTGGGTACAGGGCGGCTACAACAGTTTTTATGGTGCGTCAGGTGGTCTGGGGATTACCTTGGCAAAATCCTTTTCTTTGGGTGGATTGATGGAGTTTGCAACGGATAACGCGTTGAGCGAAGAAGACGCCACGTTTGAAATCGTTGCTTCCTATCACTTTGGAAAAACAAAAACAAAGGAAATTCAGCCGGAAGAGCCGCAAGAAGCCTTACCCGCAGAAACCGTGGAAGAGGAGCCAAACCCACTGGAGGAGGAAATAGAGCAACAACGACTGGAGCAGGAGCGTCGCGAACTTGAGGCAAGAAGACAATTGGAGCGTGTAAAGGACTCCCTAGCGGAAGTACAACGCCAATGGGAACTTATGGAACAGCAGCGCAAAAAGGACAGTCTGGAACAATTACAACGGCAGCAGGTAGAGGTTCGACCAAACGAACGCTACGAAGAAGTAGAAAATGAAGAAGGTTTGGAGCCCGGTTTCTATTTGATTGCCAACGTTTATGGTACCCAACGATATTTTGAAAACTTCATGAAAACGCTCCGGGAAAAAGGTTTGGATCCCAAATCCTTCTATCGAAGCGTAAACAAGTACAATTATGTGTATTTGGAGCGCTACAATACCATGGATGAGGCCAGAAAGGCCCGAGACAGCAAGTTTTTTGGTAAGTATGCGGAAAAAACCTGGATTTTCCGTGTCAAAGGAAATTGA
- a CDS encoding histidine phosphatase family protein produces MNRTMRTIKPLIALAIILVGSIGCKKDTKIAEDPVISTFYFIRHAEKDRTDPENPDPELNQDGLDRAIRWAEVFDPIPLDMVYSTNYERTSMTAAPTSIKKDIDIKYYDPRDMDIEAFKMENEGKNVLVVGHSNTTPMLVNKIIGMEKYDAMDDSDNSSLFIVRIIDGVPTDIRLKMD; encoded by the coding sequence TTGAATAGAACTATGCGAACCATCAAACCCCTAATTGCCCTTGCAATTATACTCGTTGGAAGTATCGGCTGCAAAAAAGATACGAAAATTGCCGAAGATCCTGTTATTTCCACCTTCTATTTTATAAGGCATGCCGAAAAAGACAGAACGGACCCTGAAAACCCGGACCCAGAGCTCAATCAGGATGGTTTGGACAGGGCCATACGCTGGGCCGAAGTCTTCGACCCCATCCCTCTGGACATGGTCTACTCCACCAATTACGAGCGGACTTCCATGACGGCTGCACCTACCTCTATCAAAAAAGATATCGATATCAAGTATTACGACCCTCGCGATATGGATATCGAGGCGTTCAAAATGGAAAATGAAGGGAAAAATGTCCTTGTGGTCGGCCACAGCAACACTACGCCAATGTTGGTGAACAAAATAATCGGCATGGAAAAATATGATGCCATGGATGATTCTGACAACAGTAGTTTGTTTATCGTCCGAATTATTGATGGCGTACCAACGGACATCCGATTAAAAATGGATTAG
- a CDS encoding DUF6503 family protein produces the protein MKRFLIPLVIVCAIGCKQEAKEQPTAQEIVDKSIADSGGALFNDHTVTFDFRDKSYVSENVDGQRVFKRISDLDTTTIIDIKRGDDFERYVNDSLVQVHDTMAVKYANSINSVHYFVRLPYGLNDAAVNKTFLGEETISNKPYYKVKVTFDQQGGGDDFEDTYLYWFDKETFKPEYLAYDFHVNGGGQRFRKAYNERYVNGIRFVDYENYKPLKEGTGILEIGQLYDKGELELLSKIELENILVE, from the coding sequence ATGAAACGATTTTTAATTCCCCTTGTAATTGTTTGTGCCATTGGATGCAAACAAGAAGCTAAAGAACAACCGACTGCCCAAGAAATTGTGGACAAATCCATTGCCGATAGTGGAGGGGCATTGTTTAACGACCATACAGTGACTTTTGATTTTAGGGATAAAAGTTATGTTTCCGAAAATGTGGATGGACAAAGGGTTTTTAAGCGGATTTCCGATTTGGACACCACTACGATTATCGATATCAAAAGGGGTGATGATTTTGAACGCTACGTAAACGATTCTTTGGTGCAGGTGCACGATACCATGGCGGTGAAATATGCCAATTCCATCAACTCAGTGCATTATTTTGTGCGATTGCCCTATGGTTTAAACGATGCTGCCGTCAACAAAACTTTTTTAGGCGAGGAGACGATCAGCAACAAACCTTATTACAAAGTAAAGGTGACTTTTGACCAGCAAGGGGGAGGTGACGATTTTGAGGACACCTATTTATATTGGTTTGATAAAGAAACATTTAAGCCAGAGTATTTGGCCTACGACTTTCATGTAAATGGAGGCGGTCAGCGGTTTAGGAAAGCCTATAACGAACGCTATGTGAATGGTATCCGTTTTGTGGACTACGAGAACTATAAACCTCTAAAAGAGGGAACAGGCATTCTAGAAATCGGTCAATTGTACGATAAAGGGGAGCTTGAACTCCTGAGCAAGATCGAACTGGAAAATATTTTGGTGGAATAG
- the smpB gene encoding SsrA-binding protein SmpB: MQQNINIKNRRARFDYEILDTYTAGIVLGGTEIKSLRLGKASISQSFCEFNDKGELFVVNMQIDEYTHASHFNHAPKAVRKLLLNKRELKKLQKEVATTGLTIVPLKVFINDRGLAKMNIGLAKGKKLYDKRETIKDRDNKRNLSRIKKSFNN; this comes from the coding sequence ATGCAGCAAAATATCAACATAAAAAATAGAAGAGCCCGATTTGATTATGAAATTTTGGATACCTACACGGCGGGAATCGTCCTCGGAGGTACCGAAATAAAATCACTCCGGTTGGGCAAGGCTTCCATTTCGCAAAGCTTTTGTGAGTTTAATGACAAGGGTGAACTATTTGTCGTCAACATGCAGATTGATGAATACACTCATGCCAGTCATTTTAACCACGCCCCAAAGGCTGTACGCAAATTGTTGCTCAACAAAAGGGAACTCAAGAAACTGCAAAAAGAGGTAGCTACCACTGGACTCACCATTGTGCCGCTCAAAGTTTTCATCAACGATAGGGGTCTGGCCAAAATGAACATTGGTCTGGCCAAGGGTAAAAAATTGTACGATAAGCGGGAAACCATCAAGGACCGGGACAACAAACGGAACCTATCCCGAATCAAAAAGAGTTTCAACAATTAG
- a CDS encoding protein-L-isoaspartate(D-aspartate) O-methyltransferase → MKDTLKHRGMRKNLADVVAAKGITDKKVLEAIKTVPRHLFLDSGFEDHAYQDKAFPIGADQTISQPYTVAFQTELLEVKPNDKILEIGTGSGYQTAVLLHLRAKVYTIERQLELFKTTKLFFNKMHYRPKKMIFGDGYKGLPEEAPYDGIIVTAGAPEVPKPLLSQLKVGGRLVIPVGVDEQIMTLFVRKSEKEFEKKEYGSFRFVPLLEDKN, encoded by the coding sequence ATGAAGGATACGCTCAAACATAGGGGAATGCGCAAAAACTTGGCCGATGTTGTCGCAGCCAAGGGGATAACGGACAAAAAGGTGCTGGAAGCGATAAAAACGGTTCCCAGACATTTGTTTTTGGACAGTGGTTTCGAGGACCACGCGTATCAGGACAAAGCCTTTCCCATTGGTGCGGACCAAACCATTTCACAGCCCTACACGGTGGCATTCCAAACCGAATTGTTGGAGGTGAAACCGAACGATAAGATTTTGGAAATAGGCACAGGAAGTGGTTATCAAACCGCAGTTTTGCTGCATTTACGGGCCAAGGTCTATACCATCGAACGCCAATTGGAGCTCTTCAAGACCACTAAATTGTTCTTCAATAAAATGCATTATCGACCCAAAAAGATGATTTTTGGGGATGGCTACAAAGGACTGCCCGAAGAAGCGCCTTACGATGGAATTATTGTTACTGCGGGTGCCCCAGAAGTTCCTAAACCCCTTTTGTCGCAATTGAAAGTAGGGGGCAGGCTGGTGATTCCCGTTGGGGTGGATGAACAAATCATGACATTGTTCGTGCGTAAGTCTGAAAAGGAATTCGAGAAAAAGGAGTACGGTTCGTTCCGGTTCGTTCCCTTGTTGGAAGATAAAAACTAA
- a CDS encoding Gfo/Idh/MocA family oxidoreductase yields MLKVGVLGAGHLGKIHLRLLNQSDKYELVGFYDPDEINAKKVVAEFGYTHYDNINNLIDVVDVVDIVTPTLSHFDCAKKAIEKGRHIFIEKPITNTLEEAEQLLELSKKHGVKGQVGHVERFNPAFLAVKDKIENPMFIETHRLAEFNPRGTDVPVVLDLMIHDIDAILSVVPSEVEKINASGVSVISQSPDIANARIQFKNGCVANLTSSRISLKNMRKSRFFQRDAYISVDFLEKKVEVVKMKDAPENPGDFDMILQNAEGEKKQIYFENPEIDVNNAILDELETFADAINNDTEPVVSLEQGTNALRVALQIIASFDN; encoded by the coding sequence ATGCTAAAAGTTGGTGTCCTCGGTGCGGGACATTTAGGAAAGATACACCTCAGGCTCTTAAACCAATCGGATAAATATGAACTTGTTGGGTTTTATGATCCCGATGAGATCAATGCCAAAAAAGTTGTTGCCGAATTTGGGTATACCCATTACGACAATATCAACAATTTGATAGATGTCGTGGACGTAGTGGACATAGTTACCCCTACGCTGTCCCATTTTGATTGTGCCAAAAAGGCCATTGAAAAAGGAAGGCACATCTTTATTGAAAAACCGATCACCAATACTTTGGAAGAAGCAGAACAACTGCTCGAACTCTCCAAAAAACATGGTGTTAAAGGCCAAGTTGGCCATGTGGAACGCTTTAATCCTGCATTTTTGGCCGTAAAGGACAAAATCGAGAACCCTATGTTCATCGAAACGCATCGTTTGGCGGAATTTAATCCGCGGGGGACCGATGTGCCCGTTGTGCTGGATTTGATGATCCACGATATTGATGCAATTTTGAGCGTGGTGCCTTCCGAAGTGGAAAAAATCAATGCCAGTGGTGTTTCTGTCATTAGTCAATCACCCGATATTGCCAATGCACGTATCCAATTCAAAAACGGTTGCGTGGCCAACCTTACCTCGAGCCGTATTTCCCTTAAAAATATGCGGAAGTCGCGTTTCTTTCAGCGCGATGCCTATATTTCGGTAGACTTCTTGGAGAAAAAAGTAGAAGTGGTCAAAATGAAGGACGCTCCCGAAAATCCTGGCGATTTTGATATGATCTTACAAAACGCCGAAGGCGAGAAAAAGCAGATCTATTTTGAAAACCCCGAAATAGACGTGAACAATGCCATTTTGGACGAATTGGAAACCTTTGCCGATGCCATCAACAACGACACTGAACCCGTTGTAAGTTTGGAACAAGGCACCAATGCCCTGCGTGTGGCCCTTCAAATCATTGCATCATTTGATAATTAA
- a CDS encoding 3-hydroxybutyryl-CoA dehydrogenase: protein MKQIAVIGAGTMGNGIAHVFAQNGYKVNLVDISQASLDKGLATITKNLDRMMAKEVIDASKKEATLANITTYTNLKEGVSKTDLVVEAATEKLDIKLQIFKDLDEVCEPSAILATNTSSISITQIGAATNRPEKVIGMHFMNPVPIMKLVEIIRGYSTSDEVTETIMELSKKLGKTPTEVNDYPGFVANRILMPMINESIETLYNGVAGVEEIDTVMKLGMAHPMGPLQLADFIGLDVCLSILNVMYDGFKNPKYAPCPLLVNMVMAGKLGVKSGEGFYDYSESRKAETVSAQFK from the coding sequence ATGAAACAAATAGCGGTTATTGGAGCAGGAACCATGGGAAATGGAATCGCCCATGTTTTTGCGCAGAACGGATACAAAGTCAATTTAGTGGATATCTCCCAAGCTTCCTTGGACAAAGGGCTGGCTACCATTACCAAAAATTTGGACCGGATGATGGCCAAAGAGGTCATTGATGCCTCCAAAAAAGAAGCCACCCTTGCCAATATCACCACTTATACCAACCTAAAAGAAGGCGTTTCCAAAACGGATTTGGTGGTTGAAGCGGCAACGGAGAAATTGGATATTAAACTTCAGATTTTCAAAGATTTGGACGAAGTATGCGAGCCATCGGCTATTTTGGCCACCAATACATCCTCCATTTCCATCACCCAAATCGGTGCGGCCACAAATCGCCCCGAAAAAGTGATCGGCATGCATTTTATGAATCCGGTTCCCATCATGAAGTTGGTGGAAATTATCCGTGGGTACAGCACTTCGGATGAGGTTACAGAAACCATTATGGAGCTTTCCAAAAAACTGGGAAAAACCCCTACCGAGGTAAACGACTATCCAGGATTTGTGGCCAATCGTATTTTGATGCCGATGATCAATGAATCCATCGAAACCTTGTATAATGGCGTAGCCGGTGTTGAGGAAATCGATACTGTGATGAAATTGGGCATGGCACACCCTATGGGTCCTTTGCAATTGGCGGACTTTATCGGATTGGACGTATGCCTTTCCATTTTGAACGTGATGTACGATGGGTTCAAAAATCCCAAATACGCCCCTTGTCCCCTACTGGTGAACATGGTAATGGCCGGTAAATTAGGAGTGAAATCGGGCGAAGGGTTTTACGATTATTCCGAGTCCAGAAAGGCTGAAACCGTCTCCGCGCAATTCAAATAA
- a CDS encoding DUF1015 domain-containing protein codes for MAIVKPFKAIRPTKDKAFFVASRSYEEYSKEELKAILQYNPFSFLHIINPGFKFEKNIRGKERFGLVHNRYLEFLEEDIFQKDDEPSFYLYQITKNDFKSLGFFCACSVEDYRNNVIKKHEDTLQDREELFADYLHTVGFNAEPVLMTYEDNETVDEIFQRKIERKPEYDFTTTDRVNHKLWKISYPEGIEKLEKAFGDLDALYIADGHHRSASSSLLADLKKSENPNHTGEEAYNYFMAYLIPESQMRISEFNRMVKDLNGYSKKEFLIQLDEHFRIEKRENGLCKPSKKHEFSMYLEGEFYTLHFRQTNHEFTDALSRLDTQILYKTILEPILGITDLRNDKRICYGYGKNNLIQMKDSVDSGSYAVGFSLVPTTVQEIKAIADAGLVMPPKSTYIEPKLRSGLAIYEL; via the coding sequence ATGGCCATTGTAAAACCTTTTAAGGCCATACGCCCTACAAAGGACAAAGCTTTTTTTGTGGCATCGCGCTCCTACGAGGAATATTCCAAGGAGGAACTAAAAGCGATATTGCAGTACAACCCGTTCTCGTTTTTGCACATCATCAACCCAGGGTTCAAGTTTGAAAAGAACATCAGGGGCAAAGAACGGTTTGGCTTGGTACACAATCGGTATTTGGAGTTTTTGGAGGAAGACATCTTCCAAAAAGATGATGAGCCCAGCTTTTACCTCTACCAAATCACCAAGAACGATTTTAAAAGTCTTGGTTTCTTTTGTGCCTGTAGCGTAGAGGATTATCGTAACAATGTGATTAAAAAGCACGAGGACACCCTACAGGACCGGGAGGAGCTCTTTGCCGATTATTTGCATACCGTAGGCTTTAACGCGGAACCTGTTTTGATGACCTACGAGGACAATGAAACCGTAGATGAGATCTTTCAACGGAAAATAGAACGAAAGCCAGAGTACGATTTCACCACCACGGACAGGGTGAACCATAAACTATGGAAAATTTCGTATCCCGAAGGGATTGAAAAACTGGAAAAGGCTTTTGGAGACCTCGATGCACTTTATATTGCCGATGGGCACCATAGAAGCGCATCATCCAGTCTGTTGGCAGACCTTAAGAAATCGGAAAACCCCAATCATACCGGAGAGGAAGCCTATAATTATTTCATGGCCTACCTGATTCCCGAATCACAGATGCGGATTTCGGAATTCAATCGTATGGTAAAGGATTTGAACGGATACTCCAAAAAGGAGTTCTTGATTCAGTTGGACGAGCATTTCCGAATAGAAAAACGGGAGAATGGGTTGTGCAAACCATCTAAAAAACATGAATTCAGCATGTATTTGGAGGGAGAGTTTTACACCCTTCATTTTAGGCAAACAAACCATGAGTTTACCGATGCACTGAGCCGTTTGGACACCCAAATCCTCTACAAAACCATTTTGGAACCTATTTTGGGCATTACTGATCTAAGGAACGACAAGCGGATTTGCTACGGTTACGGTAAAAACAACCTTATCCAAATGAAGGATTCGGTGGATTCGGGCAGCTATGCCGTTGGATTTAGCTTGGTTCCCACGACAGTGCAGGAAATCAAGGCCATTGCCGATGCTGGTTTGGTAATGCCACCAAAAAGCACGTATATTGAGCCTAAGCTCCGTAGCGGCCTGGCCATTTACGAATTGTAA